A DNA window from Macadamia integrifolia cultivar HAES 741 chromosome 4, SCU_Mint_v3, whole genome shotgun sequence contains the following coding sequences:
- the LOC122076140 gene encoding MYB-like transcription factor EOBII: protein MEKKGGSSSSSSSQDAEVRKGPWTMEEDFILINYIANHGEGVWNSLARSAGLKRTGKSCRLRWLNYLRPDVRRGNITAEEQLLIMELHARWGNRWSKIAKQLPGRTDNEIKNYWRTRIQKHINKQTEPFPSQNSELQDNASTSNEICEVGDNGVESYSPTYDGNLEALLGPLSTESNENIWNVEDLWSMQLPNNH from the exons ATGGAAAAGAAAGGCGGTAGCAGCAGCTCCAGTAGCTCCCAAGATGCAGAAGTAAGGAAGGGACCATGGACCATGGAGGAAGATTTTATTCTGATCAACTATATAGCCAACCATGGTGAAGGTGTTTGGAACTCCTTGGCACGTTCAGCAG GTCTGAAACGCACCGGAAAAAGTTGTCGTCTTCGATGGCTGAATTATCTGAGGCCGGACGTCCGGAGAGGTAATATTACAGCAGAAGAACAGCTCTTGATCATGGAACTACATGCTAGATGGGGAAACAG GTGGTCTAAGATTGCAAAGCAACTTCCAGGAAGAACagataatgaaataaagaattACTGGAGAACAAGAATTCAGAAACATATTAATAAACAAACAGAACCATTCCCAAGCCAGAATTCTGAGTTGCAAGACAATGCTAGTACCAGTAATGAAATATGTGAAGTTGGAGATAATGGAGTTGAATCATACTCACCGACTTATGATGGAAACCTTGAGGCTTTATTGGGTCCTTTATCTACTGAATCAAACGAAAACATATGGAATGTTGAGGATCTCTGGTCTATGCAGTTACCTAATAACCATTGA
- the LOC122076004 gene encoding chalcone synthase 2-like, whose product MGSVNGGEMSEVQGGQGGPATVLAIGTANPSLCTLMCDFPDFLFKATKSEHKPLLKEKLRRLCEGSKIQKRYSYMTPEIINENPDLYDPKVATIDKRQDILVVEVPKLAMEAASKAIQEWGQPKSKITHLVFTTICGIDAPGADYQLVKLLGLSPTIKRVMMYHLGCFGGATAIRVAKDLAENNKGARVLVVASEINSVNGFKAPSETDMHSLLGLALFSDGAAALIVGADPDTSIGERPLYQLVSTGCRILPDTEEMVAAHLRQTGLSIRLAKDLAPTISGNIEKCLVEGFNKIGISDWNEIFWVVHPGGPAILDMIEETVGLKEEKLDASRKVLVEYGNMSSPTLLFILDEMRNKSMEEGKGTTGEGFEWGVLLGFGPGLTVEMIVLRSIPINV is encoded by the exons ATGGGATCCGTTAATGGAGGAGAAATGTCCGAAGTGCAGGGTGGCCAAGGTGGTCCAGCCACAGTTTTGGCCATTGGCACTGCAAATCCATCCCTTTGTACCTTAATGTGTGACTTCCCAGATTTCTTATTCAAAGCCACAAAGAGTGAGCATAAGCCTCTGTTGAAGGAGAAGTTGAGGCGACTTT GTGAAGGATCAAAGATTCAAAAGCGCTACAGTTATATGACACCGGAAATTATCAATGAAAACCCTGACCTTTACGATCCAAAGGTTGCAACAATAGACAAACGGCAAGATATTTTGGTGGTTGAGGTACCCAAGTTGGCCATGGAAGCTGCATCCAAAGCAATCCAAGAGTGGGGTCAGCCAAAATCAAAGATCACCCACCTTGTATTCACTACCATATGCGGCATTGATGCACCAGGTGCTGACTATCAGCTTGTAAAGCTCCTCGGCCTTTCACCCACCATCAAACGTGTCATGATGTATCATTTAGGTTGCTTTGGTGGGGCCACTGCCATTCGGGTTGCTAAAGACCTTGCTGAGAATAATAAAGGTGCACGTGTCCTCGTAGTTGCATCAGAGATAAACTCCGTGAATGGCTTCAAGGCACCTTCTGAGACTGATATGCACTCCCTACTAGGTTTGGCCCTCTTCTCGGATGGTGCAGCAGCTCTGATTGTTGGTGCAGACCCTGACACGTCAATTGGCGAGCGCCCATTGTATCAACTTGTCTCAACGGGTTGTCGGATCTTACCGGATACTGAGGAGATGGTTGCAGCCCACTTGCGTCAAACGGGTCTTTCGATCCGTTTAGCCAAGGATTTGGCTCCAACTATCTCTGGGAATATTGAGAAATGCTTGGTGGAAGGGTTCAATAAGATTGGTATTAGTGATTGGAATGAGATTTTTTGGGTGGTTCATCCTGGTGGTCCAGCAATTTTGGACATGATAGAAGAAACTGTGGGGCTGAAGGAGGAGAAATTGGATGCATCAAGGAAAGTGTTGGTGGAGTATGGTAACATGTCAAGCCCAACATTATTGTTCATTTTGGATGAGATGAGGAACAAGTCTATGGAGGAAGGGAAAGGCACCACTGGTGAAGGATTTGAGTGGGGTGTGTTATTGGGGTTCGGACCTGGTTTGACTGTGGAGATGATTGTCTTACGTAGTATTCCTATAAACGTTTGA